A genomic window from Synechococcus sp. CBW1107 includes:
- a CDS encoding circadian clock protein KaiA yields the protein MTQPALTVASLIRDEQLRQACSAWLPQGRYELIELGLHQDPAAELERCWEQFDAVLLEPGVLSIEAFQRLRAQGRILPAVVLGQLSGPMEYFQDEVHLPPDQMEQLSYSLDAAISRCLRRRSSGGSGGDPEASDPDVGEGAQSNWRLPHRLRERLGYLGIFYKRDSSRFLRNLSAAERKVLLGSLRRTYRDLLVSYFRDPATANQALESFVNTAFFSDLPITKTVEIHVDMIDEFWKKLQLEGHEQDFLKDYRLALLDVMAHLCEMYRRSLPPETIDKAGGGMTAKVVTSSPLKS from the coding sequence ATGACCCAGCCGGCGCTCACCGTGGCCTCGCTGATCCGCGATGAGCAGTTGCGCCAGGCCTGCAGCGCCTGGTTGCCCCAGGGGCGCTACGAATTGATCGAGCTGGGTCTGCATCAGGATCCCGCCGCTGAGCTGGAGCGCTGCTGGGAACAGTTCGATGCCGTACTCCTGGAGCCCGGGGTGCTCTCGATCGAGGCCTTCCAGCGCCTGCGGGCCCAGGGCCGGATCCTGCCGGCGGTGGTGCTGGGGCAGCTCAGCGGGCCGATGGAGTACTTCCAGGACGAAGTGCATCTCCCTCCTGATCAGATGGAGCAGCTCAGCTACAGCCTTGATGCGGCCATTTCGCGCTGCCTGCGTCGCAGAAGTTCAGGCGGATCGGGGGGTGACCCCGAGGCCAGCGATCCCGATGTCGGGGAAGGTGCCCAATCCAACTGGAGGTTGCCCCATCGCCTGCGCGAGAGGCTTGGCTACCTTGGGATTTTCTACAAGCGTGATTCCTCCCGCTTTCTGCGCAATCTCTCCGCGGCTGAGCGAAAGGTGCTGCTGGGCTCCCTTCGGCGAACCTACCGAGACCTGCTCGTCAGCTACTTTCGAGATCCTGCAACTGCCAATCAGGCCCTGGAGAGCTTTGTGAATACGGCCTTTTTCAGTGACCTTCCGATCACTAAAACAGTAGAAATTCACGTGGATATGATCGACGAATTCTGGAAAAAACTTCAACTAGAAGGCCATGAACAGGATTTTCTGAAGGACTATCGTCTGGCTTTGCTTGATGTCATGGCCCATCTCTGTGAGATGTATCGTCGCTCACTCCCCCCGGAAACGATCGACAAGGCTGGCGGAGGAATGACCGCCAAGGTTGTCACCTCATCTCCGCTGAAATCATGA
- the purD gene encoding phosphoribosylamine--glycine ligase encodes MTASVRSTAPDSSEASARRLLVVGSGGRENALAWALARCPGVERVWVAPGNGGTSQLEGCEALPIGESDQEGLLRSALELGVTLVVVGPEGPLAAGLADRLRAGGLAVFGPGADGAQLEASKQWAKALMMEAGVPTASYWAASSRSEALAVLKQEGRPLVVKADGLAAGKGVTVAESLEDTRAAIEEIFAGRFGEAGHSLVLEERLSGPEVSVFALTDGRSMVLLPPAQDHKRIGEGDTGPNTGGMGAYAPAPLLDAEALEQVRREVLEPTLKALRQRGIDYRGVIYAGLMLSDDGARVIEFNCRFGDPECQTLMPLLGGELAAVLLACARGALEQAPPLTIAGGCSACVVAAAAGYPGEVRRGDVIHAQPLTTSRRQLFHAGSRLEESGACVTAGGRVLAVVAQEEDFDAAFASAYAGLDQVYYEGMTFRRDIGHQVRRP; translated from the coding sequence ATGACAGCTTCGGTCCGCTCCACAGCCCCCGACTCCTCCGAGGCCAGCGCGCGCAGGCTGCTGGTGGTGGGCTCGGGCGGCCGTGAAAATGCCCTGGCCTGGGCCCTGGCCCGCTGTCCGGGGGTGGAGCGTGTCTGGGTGGCTCCGGGCAATGGCGGCACGTCACAGCTGGAGGGTTGTGAGGCCCTGCCCATCGGCGAGTCCGACCAGGAGGGTCTGCTGCGTTCAGCCCTGGAGCTTGGGGTGACTCTGGTGGTGGTGGGCCCGGAAGGTCCGCTCGCAGCAGGACTGGCCGACCGCCTTCGGGCCGGGGGGCTCGCGGTGTTCGGGCCGGGGGCCGACGGGGCCCAGCTCGAAGCCAGCAAACAGTGGGCCAAGGCCCTGATGATGGAGGCGGGCGTGCCCACCGCCAGCTACTGGGCTGCCTCCAGCCGCAGCGAGGCCCTGGCGGTGCTGAAACAGGAGGGGCGACCCCTTGTGGTCAAGGCTGATGGTCTGGCGGCCGGCAAGGGGGTCACGGTGGCTGAGAGCCTCGAGGACACGCGCGCCGCCATCGAGGAGATCTTTGCGGGACGGTTCGGTGAGGCCGGCCACAGCCTGGTGCTGGAGGAACGGCTGAGCGGCCCTGAGGTGTCGGTGTTCGCCCTCACCGACGGCCGGTCGATGGTGCTGCTGCCGCCGGCCCAGGATCACAAACGCATCGGGGAGGGTGACACCGGACCCAACACCGGCGGTATGGGGGCCTACGCCCCTGCCCCACTGCTCGATGCCGAGGCCCTCGAGCAGGTGCGCCGGGAGGTGCTGGAGCCCACCCTGAAGGCCCTGCGCCAGCGCGGCATCGACTACCGCGGCGTGATCTACGCAGGCCTGATGCTGAGCGACGACGGCGCCAGGGTCATCGAGTTCAACTGCCGCTTCGGCGATCCGGAATGCCAGACCCTGATGCCCCTCCTGGGCGGTGAACTGGCGGCAGTGCTGCTGGCCTGCGCCCGTGGGGCCCTGGAGCAGGCGCCACCACTGACCATTGCCGGGGGCTGCAGTGCCTGTGTGGTGGCCGCCGCCGCGGGCTACCCCGGAGAGGTGCGCCGGGGGGATGTGATCCACGCCCAGCCGCTGACCACTTCGCGGCGGCAGCTCTTCCATGCCGGCAGCCGCCTGGAGGAGTCGGGCGCCTGTGTGACCGCCGGGGGACGGGTGCTGGCGGTGGTCGCCCAGGAGGAGGATTTCGATGCGGCGTTCGCCAGCGCCTACGCCGGCCTTGATCAGGTGTATTACGAAGGCATGACCTTTCGCCGAGACATCGGTCACCAGGTCCGGCGCCCCTAG
- the kaiC gene encoding circadian clock protein KaiC translates to MQDLSATSQPSMKLQKLPTGVEGLDDICQGGLPIGRSTLISGTSGTGKTVFSLHFLHNGIRHFDEPGIFVTFEESPLDIIRNAASFGWNLQELVAQGKLFILDASPDPDGQDVAGNFDLSGLIERINYAIRKYKAKRVAIDSITAVFQQYDAVSVVRREIFRLIARLKEIGVTTVMTTERIDEYGPIARYGVEEFVSDNVIILRNVLEGERRRRTVEILKLRGTTHMKGEFPFTMGAHGVAIFPLGAMQLTQRSSNVRISSGVPRLDEMCGGGFFKDSIILATGATGTGKTLLVSKFVEDACNNKERAILFAYEESRAQLLRNATSWGIDFEQMEQDGLLKIICAYPESTGLEDHLQIIKTEIGQFKPARMAIDSLSALSRGVSHNAFRQFVIGVTGYVKQEEIAGFFTNTSEEFMGSHSITDSHISTITDTILLLQYVEIRGEMARAINVFKMRGSWHDKGIREFVITGNGPEIRDSFSNFERIISGVPHRVTTDERTELSRIARSFEGEESF, encoded by the coding sequence ATGCAGGATCTCAGTGCCACCAGCCAGCCCAGCATGAAGCTGCAGAAGCTGCCCACAGGTGTGGAAGGCCTTGATGACATCTGTCAGGGGGGCTTGCCGATCGGGCGTTCCACCCTGATCAGCGGCACATCGGGAACGGGGAAGACGGTATTTTCGCTTCATTTTCTCCACAATGGCATTCGTCACTTCGACGAGCCCGGGATCTTCGTGACCTTTGAGGAATCACCCCTCGATATCATCCGTAATGCTGCCAGCTTCGGCTGGAACCTGCAGGAACTGGTGGCCCAGGGTAAGCTCTTCATTCTGGATGCCTCTCCCGATCCAGATGGTCAGGATGTGGCCGGTAATTTCGATCTCTCCGGATTGATCGAGAGGATTAACTATGCCATCCGTAAGTATAAGGCAAAGCGCGTTGCGATCGACTCAATCACCGCCGTCTTTCAGCAGTATGACGCCGTCTCGGTCGTGCGACGTGAGATTTTCCGATTGATCGCTAGGTTGAAGGAAATCGGTGTCACCACTGTGATGACCACTGAGCGGATCGACGAATATGGGCCAATCGCTCGTTATGGCGTTGAAGAGTTTGTTTCCGATAATGTGATTATTCTGCGTAATGTACTTGAAGGCGAGCGCCGACGGCGCACGGTCGAGATTCTCAAGCTGCGCGGTACCACCCATATGAAGGGTGAATTTCCGTTCACCATGGGAGCCCACGGAGTTGCCATCTTCCCGCTCGGGGCGATGCAGCTCACCCAGAGGTCCTCAAATGTGCGCATCAGTTCGGGAGTACCGCGGCTCGATGAGATGTGCGGCGGTGGCTTCTTCAAGGATTCCATCATCCTCGCCACCGGTGCAACCGGCACGGGTAAAACCTTGCTGGTCAGCAAGTTCGTTGAAGATGCTTGCAACAACAAGGAACGTGCCATCCTCTTTGCCTATGAAGAGTCGCGGGCCCAGTTGCTGCGCAATGCCACCAGCTGGGGTATTGATTTCGAGCAGATGGAGCAGGATGGGCTGCTCAAGATCATCTGCGCCTACCCGGAATCCACCGGTCTGGAGGATCACCTGCAGATCATCAAAACGGAGATCGGCCAGTTCAAGCCGGCACGGATGGCCATCGATTCTCTGTCGGCACTGTCCAGGGGCGTCAGCCACAATGCTTTCCGCCAGTTCGTGATCGGAGTTACCGGCTATGTCAAGCAGGAAGAGATTGCCGGTTTCTTTACCAATACATCGGAGGAATTCATGGGCAGTCACTCCATTACCGACTCCCACATCTCTACGATCACCGACACCATTCTCCTACTTCAGTATGTGGAAATCCGTGGCGAAATGGCGCGTGCCATCAACGTGTTCAAGATGCGGGGTTCCTGGCATGACAAAGGCATCCGTGAATTCGTGATCACCGGTAATGGCCCTGAAATCAGGGATTCCTTCTCCAATTTCGAGCGCATCATCAGTGGTGTTCCCCATCGGGTCACCACCGATGAGCGCACCGAGCTCTCACGCATCGCTCGCAGCTTCGAAGGTGAGGAGTCGTTCTAG
- the kaiB gene encoding circadian clock protein KaiB has product MSPKKAYILKLYVAGNTPNSMRALQTLRQILEQEFKGVYALKVIDVLKNPQLAEEDKILATPTLAKILPPPVRRIIGDLSDRERVLIGLDLLYDELTDRQIADEMMDEPDEI; this is encoded by the coding sequence ATGAGTCCCAAGAAAGCCTACATTCTTAAGCTCTACGTGGCTGGGAACACTCCCAATTCGATGCGGGCTCTCCAGACCCTGCGTCAGATTCTTGAACAGGAGTTCAAGGGCGTGTATGCCCTCAAGGTGATTGATGTACTCAAGAATCCGCAACTGGCAGAAGAAGACAAGATCCTGGCGACCCCCACTCTGGCCAAGATCCTGCCGCCACCGGTGCGTCGCATCATCGGCGATCTCTCCGACCGTGAGCGGGTGTTGATCGGTCTTGACCTGCTCTATGACGAGCTCACCGACCGCCAGATCGCCGACGAGATGATGGACGAGCCTGATGAAATCTGA
- the rplU gene encoding 50S ribosomal protein L21: MSQATESPAPESPATATESSAPVAAGADLYAIAEASGQQFWFQPNRYYDLDRIAAEVDETVTLENVLLVRDGQGTNLGHPYVSGATIELKVMAHRRGPKILVYKMRPKKKTRRKNGHRQELTRVMVESISVNGKAIA; the protein is encoded by the coding sequence ATGAGTCAAGCCACCGAGAGCCCCGCTCCCGAGAGTCCAGCCACCGCAACGGAGAGCTCCGCTCCCGTTGCCGCCGGAGCCGACCTGTATGCCATCGCCGAGGCTTCCGGCCAGCAGTTCTGGTTCCAGCCGAACCGGTACTACGACCTGGACCGCATCGCCGCTGAGGTGGACGAGACGGTGACCCTGGAGAACGTGCTGTTGGTGCGCGACGGCCAGGGCACGAACCTGGGCCACCCCTACGTGAGCGGAGCCACCATCGAACTCAAGGTGATGGCCCATCGCCGTGGCCCGAAGATCCTGGTGTACAAGATGCGCCCGAAGAAGAAAACCCGCCGCAAGAACGGTCACCGTCAGGAACTCACCCGGGTGATGGTCGAGTCGATCAGCGTCAACGGCAAGGCGATCGCCTGA
- a CDS encoding ATP-binding protein: protein MPLGWWEQLNLWWAEFSLQTKLLAVATLVVSLMMTGITFFALNGIQRDARMSDTRFARDLGLLLSANVTPLVAEGNDRELAAVAERFWRSSRSLRYIFFADPEGVIYLGIPISATNGGSELLLSRKLELPAELQRRPQNPLIRQHLSPDGQVTDVFVPMVSEGRYLGVLALGINPNEAVLASAALTREVTVAVFISIWVLVILGAVFNALTITRPVKELLRGVRAIAGGDFEARIALPVGGELGELLNGFNDMASQLEAYDAANIEELTAAQVKQQSLIATMADGAALLDGEGRIVLVNPTARRLFRWEGRNLEGNELGSELPDVLAMELHGPLDSLVSGDKDSADVRCSFGEPPRTLRIVLQTVKDAAGESLKGIAMTVQDLTREVELNAAQSRFISNVSHELRTPLFNIKSYVETLHDLRDQLSEEETQEFLAIANAETDRLTRLVNDVLDLSRLESDRTWTLEPMEVRPAMEQTLRNYRLNAEEKGVQLELEVDAHLPGVRGNWDLLLQVFDNLVGNGLKFTPAGGRVMLRAYPWPDSCHLDPANLPALDAPSCELSSPLPRLRVEIADSGTGISREDQLRIFERFYRVENAVHTEVGTGLGLSIVRGILEKHGTAIQMASEPGVGTTFWFDLPLEQADSDELMVEGERRSQQARLAEPNLAGV from the coding sequence TTGCCCCTGGGCTGGTGGGAGCAACTCAACCTCTGGTGGGCGGAGTTCAGCCTCCAGACCAAGCTCCTGGCGGTGGCCACCCTGGTGGTGAGCCTGATGATGACCGGCATCACCTTCTTTGCGCTCAATGGCATCCAGAGGGATGCGCGCATGAGTGACACCCGATTCGCCCGGGACCTGGGCCTGCTGCTCTCAGCGAATGTGACGCCTCTGGTGGCGGAGGGGAACGACCGGGAGCTGGCGGCTGTGGCGGAGCGCTTCTGGCGCTCAAGCCGCAGCCTGCGCTACATCTTCTTCGCCGATCCCGAAGGGGTGATCTACCTCGGGATCCCCATCAGCGCGACCAACGGCGGCAGCGAACTGCTGCTCAGCCGCAAACTCGAACTGCCGGCCGAACTGCAGCGCCGTCCCCAGAACCCCCTGATCCGGCAACACCTCAGCCCCGATGGCCAGGTGACCGATGTGTTCGTGCCGATGGTGAGCGAGGGGCGCTATCTCGGGGTGCTCGCCCTCGGGATAAACCCCAACGAAGCGGTGCTCGCCAGCGCGGCCCTCACCCGTGAGGTGACCGTGGCGGTGTTCATCTCGATCTGGGTGCTGGTGATCCTGGGGGCAGTCTTCAATGCCCTCACGATCACCCGCCCTGTGAAGGAATTGCTGCGGGGTGTGCGCGCCATCGCAGGTGGCGATTTCGAGGCCCGCATCGCCCTCCCCGTGGGCGGAGAGCTGGGGGAACTGCTGAATGGCTTCAACGACATGGCCTCCCAGCTGGAGGCCTACGACGCCGCCAACATCGAGGAGCTCACCGCCGCCCAGGTGAAGCAGCAGAGCCTGATCGCCACCATGGCCGATGGCGCGGCTCTGCTCGATGGTGAAGGACGGATCGTGCTGGTCAATCCCACCGCCAGACGTCTGTTCCGCTGGGAAGGCCGCAATCTCGAAGGCAACGAGCTGGGCAGTGAACTGCCCGACGTGCTGGCGATGGAGCTGCATGGGCCGCTGGACTCCCTCGTGAGCGGGGACAAGGACAGTGCCGATGTGCGCTGCAGTTTCGGCGAACCGCCGCGCACCCTGCGCATCGTTCTGCAGACGGTCAAGGACGCCGCCGGGGAGAGCCTGAAGGGCATCGCCATGACGGTGCAGGACCTGACGCGGGAGGTGGAGCTCAACGCCGCCCAGAGCCGCTTCATCAGCAACGTGTCCCATGAGCTGCGCACCCCGCTGTTCAACATCAAGAGCTACGTGGAGACGTTGCACGATCTGCGCGATCAGCTCAGCGAGGAAGAAACCCAGGAATTTCTGGCGATCGCCAACGCCGAGACCGACCGCCTCACCCGGCTGGTGAACGACGTGCTCGATCTCTCGCGGCTCGAATCCGACCGCACCTGGACGCTTGAGCCGATGGAAGTGCGCCCGGCCATGGAGCAGACCCTGCGCAACTACCGCCTCAACGCCGAGGAGAAGGGGGTGCAGCTGGAGCTGGAGGTGGATGCTCACCTACCCGGAGTGCGGGGCAACTGGGATCTGCTGCTGCAGGTGTTCGACAACCTCGTGGGCAACGGGCTCAAGTTCACCCCAGCCGGGGGCCGCGTGATGCTGCGGGCCTACCCGTGGCCAGATTCCTGCCATCTCGATCCCGCCAACCTGCCGGCGCTGGACGCCCCGAGCTGTGAGCTCAGCTCACCCCTGCCAAGGCTGCGGGTGGAGATCGCCGACTCGGGCACAGGCATTTCGCGGGAAGACCAGCTGCGCATCTTCGAGCGCTTCTACCGGGTGGAGAACGCCGTTCACACCGAAGTGGGCACGGGGCTTGGTCTCTCGATCGTGCGTGGCATCCTTGAGAAGCACGGCACCGCGATCCAGATGGCGAGCGAGCCTGGGGTAGGAACCACGTTCTGGTTCGACCTGCCCCTCGAGCAGGCCGACAGCGATGAATTGATGGTGGAAGGAGAACGCCGCTCCCAGCAGGCCCGTCTGGCGGAGCCGAATCTGGCAGGGGTCTAG